The proteins below come from a single Streptomyces tubercidicus genomic window:
- a CDS encoding GNAT family N-acetyltransferase: protein MSELRTERLLLREWRESDLGPWAAMNADPEVRAHFPEVLTPERSAASVARFQADLAHRGWGWWALEVRATGEFIGMTGLDPVDAEMPFTGVEAGWRLARSSWGHGYATEAGEAALAFGFSTLALPEILAVTTATNLPSQAVMRRLGMTRDPADDFDDPDVADGPLRRNVLYRISAGEWAAVRQR, encoded by the coding sequence ATGTCCGAACTGCGCACCGAGCGCCTGCTGCTCCGCGAATGGCGGGAGTCCGATCTCGGCCCCTGGGCCGCGATGAATGCCGATCCCGAGGTCCGGGCGCACTTCCCGGAGGTGCTGACCCCCGAGCGGAGTGCGGCATCCGTCGCCCGTTTCCAGGCCGATCTGGCTCACCGCGGCTGGGGTTGGTGGGCGCTCGAAGTGCGCGCCACCGGGGAGTTCATCGGGATGACCGGTCTGGACCCGGTGGATGCCGAGATGCCGTTCACCGGAGTGGAGGCCGGCTGGCGACTGGCCCGTTCCTCCTGGGGGCACGGCTATGCCACCGAAGCGGGCGAGGCCGCCTTGGCGTTCGGCTTCAGCACCCTCGCGCTGCCGGAGATCCTCGCGGTGACGACTGCCACCAACCTCCCCTCGCAGGCGGTGATGCGGCGCCTCGGCATGACCCGCGACCCCGCCGACGACTTCGACGATCCCGACGTGGCCGACGGCCCGCTGCGCCGCAATGTGCTGTACCGGATCTCCGCCGGGGAGTGGGCGGCCGTCAGGCAGCGATGA
- a CDS encoding carbohydrate ABC transporter permease, with protein MTTVHGTPASRRRTRARPVKWLSRGVIQLFLLLVGLVWLTPAAGLFLSSLRTEEANASSGWWTALTAPGRLSLDNYTALLKDSGIVQAFWNTVLISVPTTLAVVVIAALAGYAFAWMEFPGRDWIFLVVVAMLVVPVQIGLLPVAKLFGALGLFGSIPGVVLFHTAYGLPFAIFLLRNYFAEIPKEMLEAARMDGGGEWRIFSQLVLPLGRPAIASLAIFQFLWVWNDMLVALLFADNESQPLTVALQSQMRQFGSNIGVLAPGAFLSLIVPLIVFFAFQRHFVQGIMAGSVK; from the coding sequence ATGACCACCGTCCACGGAACTCCCGCGTCCCGCCGGCGGACGCGTGCACGGCCGGTGAAGTGGCTCAGCCGCGGCGTGATCCAGCTGTTCCTGCTTCTCGTCGGGCTGGTCTGGCTCACCCCTGCCGCCGGGCTGTTCCTCTCCTCGCTGCGTACGGAGGAGGCGAACGCGAGCAGCGGCTGGTGGACCGCGCTCACCGCGCCCGGCCGGCTGTCGCTCGACAACTACACGGCGCTGCTGAAGGATTCCGGCATTGTCCAGGCGTTCTGGAACACGGTGCTGATCTCGGTGCCCACCACCCTGGCCGTCGTGGTGATCGCCGCGCTGGCCGGATACGCCTTCGCCTGGATGGAGTTCCCCGGCCGGGACTGGATCTTCCTGGTGGTGGTCGCCATGCTGGTGGTGCCGGTCCAGATCGGGCTGCTGCCGGTGGCCAAGTTGTTCGGCGCGCTCGGGCTGTTCGGCTCGATTCCCGGTGTGGTGCTCTTCCACACCGCCTACGGTCTGCCGTTCGCCATCTTCCTGCTGCGCAATTACTTCGCGGAAATCCCGAAGGAGATGCTGGAGGCCGCCCGGATGGACGGCGGCGGGGAGTGGCGGATCTTCTCCCAGCTGGTGCTGCCGCTGGGCCGTCCCGCCATCGCCAGCCTGGCGATCTTCCAGTTCCTGTGGGTCTGGAACGACATGCTGGTCGCCCTGCTCTTCGCCGACAACGAGTCCCAGCCGCTGACCGTGGCCCTCCAGTCGCAGATGAGGCAGTTCGGCAGCAACATCGGGGTCCTGGCGCCCGGTGCCTTTCTGTCCTTGATCGTGCCGTTGATCGTATTCTTCGCCTTCCAACGGCATTTCGTTCAGGGCATCATGGCCGGTTCGGTGAAATAG
- a CDS encoding ABC transporter permease subunit, translated as MPVTTPAVPPATSRAAASLTPGGTPGRANSAVRRAARRRRRITAVFLFPALLLLGALVAYPIGFSVIRSLYDASGDTFVGAGNYTAMFQDPATLRAIRNSAIWVVFAPALLTGLGLVLAVLTEKIRWKTAFKLLMFMPMAISFLAAGIIFRLAYEQDPQRGVLNAVTVGIHDSVQGKSASFPTAKTRLGDKQLTKGQDGSYRTAHRTGPGNTVNLGLVGVAPKDMPSRARPAAAAATSPAADGELRGVVYLDFTPGGGGKPGTVDRGERGLPALSVEAVDSHGKVVATATTAPDGSYRLPHLPPGSYAVQLPAKDFAPPYEGISWLGPALITPAIIGAYMWIWTGFALVLIGAGLSSMPRDVLEAARMDGANEWQVFRRITVPLLGPVLGVVFVTMVINVMKVFDLVYIIAPGPVQQDANVLALQMWLVSFGGGNNQGLGSALGVLLLLLVVPAMALNIRRFRRSQS; from the coding sequence ATGCCTGTGACCACTCCCGCGGTGCCGCCCGCCACATCGCGCGCCGCCGCGTCCCTCACCCCGGGCGGCACACCCGGCAGGGCGAACTCCGCCGTGCGGCGCGCGGCTCGGCGCCGTCGGCGGATCACCGCGGTGTTCCTGTTTCCCGCGCTGTTGCTGCTGGGTGCCCTCGTCGCGTACCCCATCGGGTTCTCGGTCATCCGCAGCCTGTACGACGCCTCGGGCGACACCTTCGTCGGCGCCGGCAACTACACCGCGATGTTCCAGGACCCCGCCACGCTCCGGGCCATCCGCAACAGTGCGATCTGGGTGGTCTTCGCCCCCGCGCTGCTGACCGGACTCGGCCTGGTCCTCGCCGTCCTGACCGAGAAGATCCGCTGGAAGACGGCGTTCAAGCTGCTGATGTTCATGCCGATGGCGATCTCCTTCCTCGCCGCCGGCATCATCTTCCGGCTCGCCTACGAGCAGGATCCGCAGCGCGGTGTGCTCAACGCGGTCACCGTCGGCATCCACGACAGCGTGCAGGGGAAGTCCGCCTCCTTCCCGACCGCCAAGACACGCCTCGGCGACAAACAGCTGACCAAGGGCCAGGACGGCTCCTACCGCACGGCGCACCGCACCGGCCCCGGAAACACGGTCAACCTCGGTCTGGTCGGTGTCGCGCCGAAGGACATGCCGTCGCGGGCGCGGCCCGCCGCAGCGGCCGCCACGTCCCCGGCCGCCGACGGTGAACTGCGCGGTGTCGTCTACCTCGACTTCACCCCCGGCGGTGGCGGCAAGCCCGGCACGGTGGACCGCGGCGAACGCGGGCTCCCGGCGCTCTCGGTGGAGGCGGTCGACTCGCACGGCAAGGTGGTGGCCACGGCGACCACCGCACCCGACGGCTCCTACCGTCTGCCCCATCTGCCCCCGGGCTCCTACGCCGTCCAGCTCCCCGCGAAGGACTTCGCCCCGCCGTACGAGGGCATCTCCTGGCTCGGTCCGGCCCTCATCACCCCGGCCATCATCGGCGCGTACATGTGGATCTGGACCGGCTTCGCGCTCGTGCTCATCGGCGCCGGGCTCTCCTCGATGCCACGGGACGTTCTGGAGGCCGCGCGGATGGACGGCGCGAATGAGTGGCAGGTCTTCCGCAGGATCACCGTCCCGTTGCTCGGCCCGGTCCTGGGCGTGGTGTTCGTGACGATGGTGATCAATGTGATGAAGGTCTTCGACCTCGTCTACATCATCGCCCCCGGTCCCGTACAGCAGGACGCCAATGTCCTGGCCCTGCAGATGTGGCTGGTCTCCTTCGGTGGCGGCAACAACCAGGGACTCGGCAGTGCCCTGGGTGTGCTGCTGCTCCTGCTGGTGGTCCCGGCCATGGCCCTCAACATCCGACGTTTCCGCAGGAGCCAGTCATGA
- a CDS encoding ABC transporter substrate-binding protein yields MRRPAVRHTRAALSGAAVLSLALSATACGGGVSTGGGKQELSGESITVAGVWTGVEQQNFKKVLDAFSEKTGAKVSFSSTGDNVSTVIGSQVEGGNAPDVVMVPQVGVLQQFAKKGWLAPLSAEIGGAADKNFAKVWKDYGTVDKTYYGLYFKASHKSTVWYSPEAFAQAGVKPAKTYQELLKTGRTLSDSGVPGFSVAGEAGWPLTDWFENIYLSQAGQENYDKLAAHKIPWTDPSVVKALTTLGKLFGDKNLVAGGGSGALRTDFPESVQQVFGPEPGAAMVYEGDFVSALVTDELHKQVGKDAKFFPFPAVDNGKAPVVSGGDAAVVLKAGKHRKAAMELVKYLATPEASGVWAKAGGYISPNKKVPAGAYHDEVTRKAAQWLTDAGNSVRFDMSDQAPAAFGGTQGAGEWKLLQDFLRDPSDPEATAHKLEAAAAKAYGK; encoded by the coding sequence ATGAGACGACCCGCAGTACGACACACCCGAGCCGCCCTGTCCGGCGCGGCCGTGCTCAGCCTGGCGCTCTCCGCCACCGCCTGCGGCGGCGGAGTCTCCACCGGGGGCGGCAAGCAGGAACTGAGCGGTGAGAGCATCACCGTGGCCGGTGTCTGGACCGGTGTGGAGCAGCAGAACTTCAAGAAGGTCCTGGACGCGTTCTCCGAGAAGACCGGTGCGAAGGTCAGCTTCTCCTCCACCGGCGACAACGTCTCGACGGTGATCGGCAGTCAGGTCGAGGGCGGCAACGCCCCCGATGTGGTGATGGTCCCGCAGGTCGGCGTGCTCCAGCAGTTCGCCAAGAAGGGCTGGCTGGCTCCCCTCTCGGCGGAGATCGGCGGCGCGGCCGACAAGAACTTCGCGAAGGTGTGGAAGGACTACGGCACCGTCGACAAGACCTACTACGGCCTGTACTTCAAGGCCTCGCACAAGTCGACGGTCTGGTACAGCCCGGAGGCGTTCGCGCAGGCCGGGGTCAAGCCCGCGAAGACGTACCAGGAGCTGCTGAAGACGGGCCGTACGCTCTCCGACTCGGGTGTGCCCGGGTTCTCCGTCGCGGGCGAGGCCGGCTGGCCGCTCACCGACTGGTTCGAGAACATCTACCTCTCCCAGGCCGGACAGGAGAATTACGACAAGCTCGCCGCCCACAAGATTCCGTGGACGGATCCCAGCGTCGTCAAGGCGCTCACCACACTGGGCAAGCTCTTCGGCGACAAGAACCTGGTGGCCGGCGGCGGTTCGGGCGCGCTGCGCACCGACTTCCCCGAGTCCGTCCAGCAGGTCTTCGGCCCGGAGCCCGGGGCGGCCATGGTCTACGAAGGGGACTTCGTCAGCGCTCTGGTCACCGATGAACTGCACAAGCAGGTCGGCAAGGACGCCAAGTTCTTCCCCTTCCCCGCGGTCGACAACGGCAAGGCGCCGGTGGTCAGCGGCGGTGACGCCGCCGTGGTGCTGAAGGCCGGAAAGCACCGGAAGGCCGCGATGGAGCTGGTGAAGTACCTGGCCACGCCGGAGGCGTCCGGTGTGTGGGCCAAGGCCGGCGGCTATATCTCGCCCAACAAGAAGGTGCCCGCGGGCGCTTACCACGACGAGGTCACCCGCAAGGCCGCGCAGTGGCTGACCGACGCCGGGAACTCCGTGCGCTTCGACATGTCCGACCAGGCCCCCGCGGCCTTCGGCGGCACCCAGGGCGCCGGTGAATGGAAGCTGCTGCAGGACTTCCTGCGCGACCCCTCGGACCCCGAGGCCACGGCGCACAAGCTCGAAGCCGCCGCTGCCAAGGCGTACGGAAAGTAA
- a CDS encoding glycoside hydrolase family 13 protein: protein MLIATAGNGSSADSAPSPSLPGPATGVASRNTAQRWWRDAVIYQVYVRSFLDSTGDGIGDLAGVRTGLPYLKKLGVDGIWLSPFYPSPQHDHGYDVADYRDVDPVYGDLAEFDLLVADAHRLGLKVLLDIVPNHCSSEHPWFRTALADGPGSPARSLFHFSDGRGANGELPPNNWRAMFGGPAWSRVKEADGSDGQWYLHMFTPEQPDLNWRNPDVRSDFDSVLRFWLDRGVDGFRIDVAAGLFKHPELPDSPDPSADERTRDSVNPLAWNQPEVHQVWRDWRALCEEYTAHDGRDRLLVGEVSVRTPSEQAAYVRPDELHQAFFFHLLTARWDIDTFRTVIAEALTDIAGTGSTVTWVLNNHDQVRTVTRYAADPGGPGRNGSAGELGPARARAAALLMLALPGAAYIYQGEELGLPEVVDLPDEVLTDPIYHRTGSREHIRDGCRVPLPWSGHASPFGFTSGTDAARPWLPQPEWFAEHATDRALADTRSFWHLYREGLALRRSLPQLGEGTLRWLESPPQVLAFVRGDGLVCAVNFGTEPVPAPVPGVPLLASGDCPADTLPGSTAAWWMDAPESR, encoded by the coding sequence ATGCTCATAGCCACGGCAGGGAACGGCTCCTCCGCCGACTCCGCGCCCTCCCCCTCCCTCCCCGGTCCGGCCACCGGGGTCGCGTCCCGGAACACGGCACAGCGCTGGTGGCGCGACGCGGTGATCTACCAGGTCTACGTCCGCAGCTTCCTCGACAGCACCGGAGACGGCATTGGCGATCTGGCCGGTGTGCGCACGGGGTTGCCGTACCTCAAGAAGCTCGGGGTGGACGGCATCTGGCTCAGCCCCTTCTACCCGTCCCCTCAGCACGACCACGGCTATGACGTCGCGGACTACCGCGATGTCGACCCCGTATACGGCGATCTCGCCGAATTCGACCTCCTGGTGGCCGACGCCCACCGGCTGGGTCTGAAGGTGCTCCTGGACATCGTCCCCAACCACTGCTCCAGCGAGCACCCGTGGTTCCGCACCGCGCTGGCGGACGGTCCGGGCAGCCCGGCACGGTCGCTCTTCCACTTCTCCGACGGGCGCGGGGCGAACGGTGAGCTGCCGCCCAACAACTGGCGGGCCATGTTCGGCGGCCCCGCCTGGTCCCGGGTCAAGGAGGCGGACGGCAGCGACGGACAGTGGTACCTCCACATGTTCACGCCCGAACAGCCCGATCTGAACTGGCGCAACCCCGACGTACGCAGCGACTTCGACAGCGTGCTGCGCTTCTGGCTGGACCGCGGGGTCGACGGCTTCCGTATCGATGTGGCCGCCGGGCTGTTCAAGCACCCCGAACTGCCCGACTCCCCCGACCCGTCGGCCGACGAGCGGACCCGCGACTCGGTCAACCCGCTGGCCTGGAACCAGCCCGAGGTGCACCAGGTGTGGCGCGACTGGCGCGCCCTGTGCGAGGAGTACACGGCCCACGACGGCCGAGACCGGCTGCTGGTCGGAGAGGTCTCCGTCCGCACACCCAGTGAGCAGGCGGCGTATGTCCGGCCCGACGAGCTGCACCAGGCGTTCTTCTTCCATCTGCTGACCGCGCGCTGGGACATCGACACCTTCCGCACGGTCATCGCCGAGGCGCTCACCGATATCGCGGGCACCGGCTCCACGGTCACCTGGGTGCTCAACAACCACGATCAGGTCCGGACCGTCACCCGGTACGCGGCCGACCCCGGGGGCCCCGGGCGGAACGGGTCCGCGGGAGAGCTGGGTCCGGCGCGGGCCCGTGCCGCAGCGCTGCTGATGCTGGCGCTGCCCGGCGCGGCGTACATCTACCAGGGCGAGGAACTGGGCCTGCCGGAGGTCGTCGACCTGCCGGACGAGGTCCTCACCGATCCGATCTACCACCGCACGGGCAGCCGGGAGCACATCCGCGACGGCTGCCGGGTGCCGCTGCCCTGGTCCGGGCATGCCTCGCCGTTCGGCTTCACCAGTGGGACCGACGCGGCACGGCCCTGGCTGCCGCAGCCCGAGTGGTTCGCCGAGCACGCGACGGACCGGGCGCTGGCCGACACCCGGTCGTTCTGGCATCTGTACCGCGAAGGGCTGGCGCTGCGCCGCAGCCTTCCGCAGCTCGGCGAAGGCACCCTGCGCTGGCTGGAGTCCCCGCCCCAGGTCCTGGCGTTCGTCCGTGGCGACGGCCTGGTCTGCGCCGTCAACTTCGGCACCGAGCCGGTGCCGGCCCCCGTACCGGGCGTCCCCCTGCTGGCGAGCGGCGACTGCCCCGCGGACACGCTGCCCGGCTCCACCGCCGCCTGGTGGATGGACGCTCCCGAATCCCGCTAG
- a CDS encoding ABC transporter substrate-binding protein, which yields MRWKRAAGRALLVCALLFAGNAGARAGEPAGGTDGRGPVTLVTGGDLTGYLRGVLDGWNDRHPHEKVTLVELPDAADEVRAQMVTELRSRSDRFDVLNIDVAWTSEFAAAGWIKPVDGAQFPLKRFLPPVVDTATFRGRLYAVPYVTNAGLLYYRKDVLDREGVRPPRTWAELAHLAKTVAPKYGLDGYAGQFLPYEGLTANVVEAVQSAGGTVLAGEGSRVTVDSPAARRGLSFLLDGVREGWIPRRALTYKEEESRETFQEGRLLFLRNWPYAYALANARHSEVAGKFGAVPLPGPDGPGSSALGGSNLAVNTQSRHQKTATELISYLTTESVQRRVLTKGALPPVWADLYTDPELVRRFPYLPTLKRGVLAAKPRIKSPRYDQVSLAVQAVMHDALVHRRSTDATVARLTRELTALVGRD from the coding sequence ATGCGGTGGAAGCGTGCCGCGGGCCGGGCTCTGCTGGTGTGCGCTCTGCTGTTCGCGGGCAACGCGGGCGCGCGGGCCGGGGAACCGGCGGGCGGTACGGACGGGCGGGGCCCGGTCACGCTGGTGACGGGCGGCGACCTCACGGGCTATCTGCGGGGCGTCCTCGACGGCTGGAACGACCGGCACCCGCACGAGAAGGTGACCCTGGTCGAGCTGCCGGACGCGGCCGACGAGGTACGGGCGCAGATGGTCACCGAGCTGCGCTCCCGCAGTGACCGCTTCGATGTGCTGAACATCGATGTGGCGTGGACCTCGGAGTTCGCGGCCGCGGGCTGGATCAAGCCGGTGGACGGTGCGCAGTTCCCGCTGAAGCGCTTCCTTCCTCCCGTGGTGGACACCGCCACCTTCCGGGGGCGGCTCTACGCGGTCCCCTATGTGACCAATGCCGGACTGCTCTACTACCGCAAGGACGTGCTGGACCGGGAGGGTGTGCGGCCGCCGCGCACCTGGGCCGAGTTGGCGCATCTGGCGAAGACGGTCGCGCCCAAGTACGGGCTGGACGGTTACGCGGGCCAGTTCCTGCCGTACGAGGGGCTGACCGCCAATGTCGTCGAGGCCGTGCAGTCGGCCGGTGGCACGGTGCTCGCGGGCGAGGGTTCGCGGGTGACGGTGGACTCCCCCGCGGCCCGTCGCGGTCTGTCCTTTCTGCTCGACGGGGTGCGCGAGGGCTGGATCCCGCGGCGGGCGCTGACGTACAAGGAAGAGGAGTCCCGCGAGACGTTCCAGGAGGGCCGGCTGCTGTTCCTGCGGAACTGGCCGTATGCCTATGCGCTGGCCAATGCCCGGCACTCCGAGGTGGCGGGGAAGTTCGGCGCGGTGCCGCTGCCGGGTCCCGACGGGCCGGGTTCCAGCGCGCTGGGCGGCTCCAATCTGGCGGTCAACACACAGTCGCGCCACCAGAAGACGGCTACCGAGCTGATCTCCTATCTGACGACCGAGTCGGTCCAGCGCCGGGTGCTCACCAAGGGGGCGCTGCCGCCGGTCTGGGCCGATCTGTACACGGACCCGGAGCTGGTGCGGCGCTTCCCGTACCTTCCGACGCTCAAGCGGGGCGTGCTGGCGGCCAAGCCGCGTATCAAGAGCCCCCGTTATGACCAGGTGAGTCTGGCCGTGCAGGCGGTCATGCATGACGCGCTGGTGCACCGGCGGAGCACGGATGCCACCGTCGCGCGGCTGACCCGCGAGCTGACGGCCCTCGTCGGCCGCGACTGA
- a CDS encoding PadR family transcriptional regulator — protein MRLPLLALLVSGPAHGYELKQGLENLLGAAYPQPNVGQIYVTLGRLEKAGLIEGEDVEQSDRPNKRIYRITAAGRETVDAWFEEPTAEPRVRDEFFMKLALAPRTGTADQIALINKQRRHYLNTMRDLSKLAAGEDRENRVAQLLIEGAMLHLQADLDWLERCQEELE, from the coding sequence GTGCGGCTGCCACTCCTGGCGTTGTTGGTCAGCGGCCCCGCGCACGGCTACGAACTCAAGCAGGGCCTTGAGAACCTCCTGGGCGCCGCATACCCTCAGCCGAACGTCGGCCAGATCTACGTCACCCTGGGCAGGCTGGAGAAGGCGGGCCTGATTGAGGGAGAGGACGTCGAGCAGTCGGACCGCCCGAACAAGCGCATCTACCGGATCACCGCGGCGGGACGCGAGACGGTGGACGCCTGGTTCGAGGAACCCACCGCCGAACCACGGGTCCGGGACGAATTCTTCATGAAGCTCGCCCTGGCCCCCCGCACCGGGACCGCGGACCAGATCGCCCTGATCAACAAGCAGCGCCGCCACTACCTCAACACCATGCGTGACCTGTCGAAACTCGCGGCGGGTGAGGACCGGGAGAACCGGGTGGCACAGCTGCTGATCGAGGGCGCGATGCTGCATCTGCAGGCGGATCTGGACTGGCTGGAGCGCTGTCAGGAGGAGTTGGAATGA
- a CDS encoding ABC transporter ATP-binding protein: MNRDEPSGPIVRAAGLVKTHRPEGAAPVHAVRGVDLTIERGEFVALTGPSGAGKSTLLHLLGGLDRPDSGSLWLDGHQADAYSEARWAVLRRNHIGIVFQFFNLVSNLTVADNVELPALLAGRSPRQARTDRAELLDELGLTGKEHSTPGELSGGEQQRVALARALVNTPSLLLADEPAGSLDSKGTREVLRLLARFHQRGQTILLVTHDARMASAADRVISFFDGQIVDDAHLGDAPKRPAAGVSDVLKLQG, from the coding sequence ATGAACCGGGACGAGCCGTCCGGCCCGATAGTCCGGGCTGCCGGTCTGGTGAAGACCCACCGGCCGGAAGGCGCCGCCCCGGTCCACGCCGTGCGCGGCGTCGACCTGACCATCGAACGCGGTGAATTCGTCGCCCTCACAGGCCCCTCGGGAGCCGGCAAATCCACCCTGCTGCATCTCCTCGGCGGCCTCGACCGGCCCGACAGCGGCTCCCTCTGGCTCGACGGCCACCAGGCCGACGCCTACAGCGAGGCACGCTGGGCGGTGCTGCGCCGCAACCACATCGGCATCGTCTTCCAGTTCTTCAACCTTGTCTCCAACCTCACCGTCGCCGACAACGTCGAACTCCCCGCACTGCTCGCCGGCCGCTCCCCCCGGCAGGCCCGCACCGACCGGGCCGAGCTGCTCGACGAGCTGGGTCTGACCGGCAAGGAGCACAGCACACCGGGCGAGCTGTCCGGCGGCGAACAGCAGCGCGTCGCCCTCGCCCGCGCCCTGGTCAACACCCCCAGTCTGCTGCTCGCCGACGAACCGGCCGGAAGCCTCGACAGCAAGGGCACCAGAGAGGTGCTGCGCCTGCTCGCCCGCTTCCACCAGCGCGGCCAGACGATCCTGCTGGTCACCCATGACGCCAGGATGGCCAGCGCCGCGGACCGGGTGATCAGCTTCTTCGACGGCCAGATCGTCGACGACGCACACCTCGGCGACGCCCCGAAGCGCCCCGCGGCCGGTGTGTCCGATGTCCTCAAGCTCCAGGGCTGA
- a CDS encoding FtsX-like permease family protein → MRAAARWTQAHLTAHRPAAVLTALATAGITISLLLATALFAYATDPWQRAFTQSSGAHVWIHTQGGADAGSLAGLDEVRAASGPFRTVRTTASLQPGDARATLELRGTAKRPATAAPQITAGRWLDNNTDAGTTKGIVLESSVARAMWAKPGDTLTLSGFAAHLRVVGVADTAEVAFRAGETPGVAWVLPDTLHASDAGRDQRGNTIGLRLGDPADTDYVVQRAVTRLGADQITDVSTWRQAKAEAEGDNQLLGRLLGLFGLGALLAAALAVGGAISTRIRGHLRDISILKAIGFTPGQVVRMFVALHLGLALLGVALGALLTQVLGALVPGRIGEAMALWQQLPGHAWLTLVISGGVVAFIGAATCLAAWRAGRVPPVPVARAATAAGGRASALTRRALGLRVPPALVLGWRGAFHRPLRSSAAVARLAVPLLLITIALGAWTTLDRFSSHPENVGLPAALTARSDTLPDRELRQLLGSQRQMTAYPGAEVQALVPGQTGTITLRGLGTDTRPYPSAVVEGRAAHGPNEAVAGQGLLDLLDARVGDWVRMTVAGRPHVLHIVGRNIETADAGRVVSTTLDTLREGDTDDPSPQASAPPRPDFYQLVLHHDADPDSAREGLTRASAGRLEVREIPNPADQLSAVRAVSVGLIAVLTLIGLVELATTVGAGVRDRSRDLLALRAVGLTPRQITAVIVSATAFITLAAALAGTTLGVLASQWLIDLQGRTSGWGTGIAQPPALGILLLVILVAVTIAAAAAALPAARAARRRLADSATDLL, encoded by the coding sequence GTGCGAGCAGCGGCGCGCTGGACGCAGGCGCATCTGACGGCACACCGTCCGGCGGCGGTGCTCACCGCGCTGGCCACGGCCGGGATCACCATCTCCCTGCTGCTGGCCACCGCCCTGTTCGCCTACGCCACCGACCCCTGGCAACGGGCCTTCACCCAGTCCTCCGGCGCCCACGTATGGATCCACACCCAAGGCGGCGCCGACGCCGGATCGCTCGCCGGCCTGGACGAGGTACGGGCCGCCTCCGGCCCCTTCCGTACGGTCCGCACCACCGCGAGCCTCCAGCCCGGCGACGCCAGGGCGACCCTGGAACTGCGCGGCACGGCGAAGCGCCCGGCCACCGCCGCACCCCAGATCACCGCGGGCCGCTGGCTCGACAACAACACCGACGCGGGCACCACCAAAGGCATCGTCCTGGAGAGTTCGGTGGCCCGCGCCATGTGGGCCAAACCGGGCGACACCCTCACGCTGAGCGGCTTCGCGGCACATCTGCGCGTGGTGGGCGTCGCCGACACCGCCGAGGTCGCCTTCCGCGCGGGCGAGACCCCGGGCGTCGCCTGGGTGCTCCCCGACACCCTCCACGCCTCCGACGCGGGCCGCGACCAGCGCGGCAACACCATCGGCCTGCGACTCGGCGACCCCGCGGACACCGACTATGTCGTCCAGCGGGCGGTCACCCGGCTCGGCGCCGACCAGATCACCGATGTCTCCACCTGGCGGCAGGCCAAGGCCGAAGCCGAAGGCGACAATCAGCTCCTCGGCCGGCTGCTCGGCCTCTTCGGACTCGGCGCGCTGCTCGCCGCCGCCCTGGCGGTGGGCGGCGCCATCAGCACCAGGATCCGCGGCCATCTGCGGGACATCTCCATCCTCAAGGCCATCGGCTTCACGCCGGGCCAAGTGGTGCGGATGTTCGTCGCCCTCCACCTGGGCCTCGCGCTGCTGGGCGTCGCCCTCGGAGCGCTGCTCACCCAGGTGCTCGGCGCGCTGGTCCCCGGCCGGATCGGGGAGGCGATGGCCCTGTGGCAACAGCTTCCCGGGCATGCCTGGCTGACCCTGGTGATCTCCGGCGGAGTGGTGGCCTTCATCGGCGCGGCGACCTGCCTGGCGGCATGGCGGGCCGGGCGGGTACCTCCGGTGCCCGTCGCCCGCGCCGCCACCGCCGCCGGTGGCCGGGCCTCCGCACTCACCCGCCGGGCGCTCGGCCTCCGGGTCCCACCGGCGCTGGTCCTCGGCTGGCGGGGGGCCTTCCACCGTCCGCTGCGCTCCTCGGCAGCAGTGGCGCGGCTGGCCGTCCCGCTTCTGCTGATCACCATCGCGCTCGGAGCCTGGACCACCCTGGACCGCTTCAGCTCACACCCCGAGAACGTCGGACTGCCCGCGGCCCTCACCGCGCGCTCCGACACCCTCCCCGACCGGGAACTACGTCAACTCCTGGGCTCCCAACGGCAGATGACCGCCTACCCCGGCGCCGAGGTGCAGGCGCTCGTACCGGGTCAGACCGGGACGATTACCCTCCGCGGGCTCGGCACGGACACCCGGCCGTATCCCAGCGCCGTGGTGGAAGGCCGCGCCGCCCACGGGCCGAACGAAGCGGTGGCCGGACAGGGCCTGCTGGACCTCCTGGACGCCCGGGTCGGCGACTGGGTCCGGATGACCGTCGCCGGCCGTCCGCATGTCCTCCATATCGTCGGCCGCAACATCGAGACCGCCGACGCCGGCCGGGTCGTCTCCACCACCCTGGACACCCTCCGCGAAGGCGACACCGACGACCCGTCCCCCCAGGCATCCGCACCGCCCCGCCCGGACTTCTACCAGCTGGTCCTGCACCACGACGCCGACCCGGACTCCGCACGGGAGGGCCTGACCAGGGCATCCGCCGGCCGACTTGAGGTACGCGAGATCCCCAACCCCGCCGACCAGCTGTCCGCGGTCCGTGCCGTCAGCGTCGGGCTGATCGCCGTGCTGACCCTGATCGGGCTCGTGGAACTGGCGACGACGGTCGGCGCCGGGGTCCGCGACCGCAGCCGTGACCTGCTCGCCCTCCGGGCCGTGGGTCTGACACCACGTCAGATCACCGCCGTCATAGTCTCGGCCACCGCCTTCATCACCCTGGCCGCCGCGCTGGCCGGCACGACTCTCGGCGTGCTCGCCTCCCAGTGGCTGATCGACCTCCAGGGCCGCACCAGCGGCTGGGGGACCGGCATCGCCCAGCCCCCCGCCCTCGGCATCCTTCTGCTGGTCATCCTCGTCGCCGTCACCATCGCTGCGGCGGCCGCGGCCCTTCCCGCCGCCCGCGCGGCACGCCGCCGGCTCGCGGACTCGGCCACGGATCTGCTCTAG